One Natrinema marinum genomic window carries:
- a CDS encoding DUF58 domain-containing protein: MRLTLRGWTAVGVVVLAVAMSWQAGPRALNAVVVPLAVVVLAGLLSVGRADRPRVDRHPVREGFIGERRQVEVAIQSDGTVAATVRDTVGDGLSTAEEPITETTLAGAETFAYDVELEERGDRRVGPLSIAVSDVLGFAERRFEYEETTSVLVYPRVRDLSRGPTADLQTLASVAPVRDAKEFDHLREYRRGDALRDVHWKSAAKRPDDELTVVEYADEADAGAVTVAAECVSDRDDELASAAASVVTALLELGATVGLTVPDGTYPPGSGRSHHRDLLGLLAVAEPGELPERTRQNADVLVRTDEEETTIVVDDREIPFDRLCGGRDGELEARRSGSDRNDRSGRTVEGETEVHA, translated from the coding sequence GTGCGACTCACGCTCCGCGGCTGGACCGCCGTCGGCGTGGTCGTACTCGCCGTCGCGATGAGCTGGCAGGCCGGTCCGCGGGCGTTGAACGCCGTCGTCGTCCCGCTCGCCGTCGTCGTGCTCGCCGGCCTGCTGTCCGTCGGCCGAGCCGACCGACCGCGGGTCGACCGCCACCCCGTCCGCGAGGGGTTCATCGGCGAACGGCGGCAGGTCGAGGTCGCGATCCAAAGCGACGGCACTGTCGCCGCGACCGTCCGCGATACGGTCGGCGATGGACTATCGACGGCCGAGGAGCCGATCACCGAGACCACCCTCGCCGGCGCGGAGACGTTCGCGTACGACGTGGAACTCGAGGAGCGGGGCGACCGCCGCGTCGGGCCGCTGTCGATCGCTGTCAGCGACGTGCTCGGGTTCGCCGAGCGGCGATTCGAGTACGAGGAGACGACATCCGTCCTCGTCTACCCGCGGGTCCGCGACCTGAGCAGGGGTCCCACGGCCGACCTGCAGACGCTCGCCAGCGTCGCGCCGGTCCGCGACGCCAAGGAGTTCGACCACCTCCGGGAGTACCGCAGGGGCGACGCCCTGCGCGACGTCCACTGGAAGAGCGCCGCCAAGCGCCCCGACGACGAACTGACCGTCGTCGAGTACGCCGACGAGGCGGACGCCGGAGCCGTCACGGTCGCCGCCGAGTGCGTCAGCGATCGCGATGACGAGCTGGCGTCAGCCGCTGCCAGCGTCGTGACCGCTTTACTCGAACTGGGCGCGACGGTCGGGCTCACCGTCCCCGACGGAACGTACCCGCCCGGGTCGGGCCGATCTCATCACCGCGATCTCCTGGGGCTACTCGCCGTCGCCGAACCCGGCGAGCTTCCGGAGCGAACGCGCCAAAACGCGGACGTACTAGTCCGAACAGACGAGGAGGAGACGACGATCGTCGTCGATGACCGCGAGATCCCCTTCGACCGGCTCTGTGGCGGACGGGACGGCGAACTCGAGGCGCGTCGAAGCGGATCCGATCGAAACGACCGATCCGGCCGTACCGTCGAGGGCGAGACGGAGGTGCACGCGTGA
- a CDS encoding hydantoinase/oxoprolinase family protein — MGTPEQTFTASGSGPRIGVDVGGTFTDVALSVDDRLITAKVPTTDDQHVGVLEGIEKACDRAGIEPSEIDGFAHAMTVSVNALLERAGAETALVTTAGFRDVLEIGRQDRPALYDLEAEKPEPLVPRDLRFEVEERATAEGVEREIDPEAVRDLATDLREREVEAVAVCLLHAYADPENERIVAETLREELTVPVSASHEVLAEFREFERTSTTAVDAYLRPAIDDYVGRLVEEADDAGIPEPWIMQANGGIADAETVREQAVTTTLSGPAAGVVGAAATVDETDVDGLVTFDMGGTSSDVSLVRDGRAERTTDAEIDGLPIRTPMVDVNTVGAGGGSIAWVDSGGALRVGPQSAGADPGPACYGNGGTEPTVTDANVVLGYIGPKTALGGELTLDVDAAREALEGLADEAGLEGALEAARGVYRVANATMTRAIRSVTVERGHDPRGFALVAFGGAGPMHATALAESLSIDRVVVPRPSGVLSAFGLLAADESYDAARTVGVDLETAEPDALESVYDDLVTDVLADASDPGATRIERAADCRYDGQSFELTVPVGSEFDADTVATRFREAHEQAYGYAMDEAVEIVTLRATAAVPGSEPTVRHEGKGGDMIGTRRAHFPDVGPRTATVFDRDRVAPGATISSPAILEQDESTTVVPPAWTGEVLADGTLVLTRDSDTTEAR; from the coding sequence ATGGGAACTCCCGAACAAACGTTCACCGCTTCCGGATCGGGCCCCCGGATCGGCGTCGACGTCGGCGGGACCTTCACCGACGTGGCGCTGTCCGTCGACGACCGGCTGATCACCGCGAAGGTACCGACGACCGACGACCAGCACGTCGGCGTCCTCGAGGGGATCGAGAAGGCCTGCGACCGCGCCGGCATCGAGCCGAGCGAGATCGACGGCTTCGCCCACGCGATGACCGTCTCGGTCAACGCCTTGCTGGAGCGTGCCGGTGCCGAAACCGCGCTCGTGACGACCGCTGGGTTTCGCGATGTCCTCGAGATCGGTCGTCAAGATCGCCCCGCGCTGTACGACCTCGAGGCCGAAAAGCCAGAGCCGCTGGTCCCCCGCGACCTGCGGTTCGAGGTCGAGGAGCGAGCGACAGCCGAGGGCGTCGAGCGAGAAATCGATCCCGAGGCGGTCCGCGATCTCGCGACCGACCTGCGCGAGCGCGAGGTCGAGGCGGTGGCGGTCTGCCTGCTGCACGCCTACGCCGACCCCGAGAACGAGCGGATCGTCGCGGAGACGCTGCGCGAGGAACTCACGGTCCCGGTCTCTGCCTCCCACGAGGTGCTCGCGGAGTTCCGGGAGTTCGAGCGCACGTCGACCACGGCGGTCGACGCCTACCTCCGGCCGGCGATCGACGACTACGTCGGCCGGCTGGTCGAGGAAGCCGACGACGCGGGAATCCCCGAACCGTGGATCATGCAGGCCAACGGCGGCATCGCCGACGCCGAGACAGTCCGCGAGCAGGCGGTGACGACGACGCTGTCGGGACCCGCCGCGGGCGTCGTCGGCGCGGCGGCCACGGTCGACGAGACCGACGTGGACGGCCTCGTCACCTTCGACATGGGCGGGACCTCGAGCGACGTGAGCCTCGTCCGCGACGGACGGGCAGAACGGACGACCGACGCCGAGATCGACGGGCTGCCGATCCGCACGCCGATGGTCGACGTGAACACCGTCGGCGCGGGCGGCGGCTCGATCGCCTGGGTCGATTCGGGCGGCGCGCTCCGTGTCGGGCCACAATCGGCGGGCGCCGATCCCGGCCCGGCCTGCTACGGCAACGGCGGGACGGAGCCGACGGTCACCGACGCCAACGTCGTGCTCGGCTACATCGGCCCGAAGACGGCGCTGGGCGGCGAACTGACCCTCGACGTCGACGCGGCCCGCGAGGCCCTCGAGGGGCTGGCCGACGAGGCCGGGCTCGAGGGTGCGCTCGAGGCGGCCCGCGGCGTCTACCGCGTGGCCAACGCGACGATGACGCGGGCGATCCGGTCCGTGACGGTCGAGCGGGGCCACGACCCGCGAGGATTCGCGCTGGTGGCCTTCGGCGGCGCGGGACCGATGCACGCCACGGCGCTGGCCGAGTCGCTCTCGATCGATCGCGTCGTCGTCCCGCGACCGAGCGGCGTCCTCTCGGCGTTCGGCCTGCTCGCGGCCGACGAGAGCTACGACGCCGCCAGAACCGTGGGAGTCGACCTCGAGACGGCGGAGCCGGACGCACTCGAGAGTGTCTACGACGACCTCGTGACTGACGTGCTCGCAGACGCCTCCGATCCGGGTGCGACGCGGATCGAGCGAGCGGCGGACTGCCGGTACGACGGCCAAAGTTTCGAGTTGACCGTTCCCGTCGGTAGCGAATTCGACGCGGATACGGTCGCAACGCGGTTTCGCGAGGCCCACGAACAGGCGTACGGCTACGCGATGGACGAAGCGGTCGAGATCGTCACCCTCCGCGCGACGGCGGCGGTACCCGGCTCCGAGCCGACGGTCCGTCACGAAGGGAAAGGCGGCGACATGATCGGCACCCGTCGCGCGCACTTCCCCGACGTCGGTCCGCGGACGGCGACCGTCTTCGACCGGGATCGAGTCGCGCCGGGCGCGACGATCTCGAGCCCGGCGATCTTAGAACAGGACGAGAGTACGACCGTCGTCCCGCCCGCGTGGACGGGTGAGGTGCTCGCGGACGGGACGCTGGTGCTGACCAGAGACAGCGACACGACGGAGGCACGATGA
- a CDS encoding transglutaminase TgpA family protein produces MSTDSSTRASERTISVGASGPLEAGALRRLALACVLALTASYVSVLYEVTRVVGGSTALLAIVGGMLLAATVTARAVRPRTAVALALSAAGFGFAHYLTSAGVELGVVFTSTDAIVSDTVALATGLPLLRMVQAGIWTLGFAPAPVFLSWYLALRGRYGSSAILGGGALGFLVLTGDAGTLVTLAGTLAGIGAVAAGELEKRGGSIAQADLLAALFALAIVLSLTVTAVPGDPSGPTHLVQGGDGTLEATLDTAPQRSGISGQVDLSPEVRFTVESDEPSYWRTGVYDRFTGDEWVRTGQSSRYDGSRIASPPGDYETVEYTVTAETKLGIMPVAPQPVSLGDDAAKRALLSAHDQPRPDAPLEKGMSYGVESAIVDPRPARLRTAGTDYPDEVADHYLQTPEGTSSEFRQRTAEITAEADTPYEAAVAIEDHLESTKTYSLDVSQPPSNVAEGFLLEMDAGYCVYFATTMTQMLREEGIPARYVTGYTSGQRIDDDEYLVRGLDAHSWVEVYFPDHGWVRFDPTPGQSRSEVHTERLQQARMNGNEAADIPESEDEPIRDEPDETPNDTSDTDQGTPNESPSDPGTRNETPPSEEPPTEPNESSPDIDSGPNESDGDDRRSWLSRIVTITRETAAIGLVLFVGLAAGARRTGATGRARRELGIYWHGSRGDPDRDAERAFRRLERLFARQYRPRRRSESARAYLTALSKAADGDDGESIDPRTERVLECYERAVYGDGVSRSAADEAVSIVDDLARARLPIVRRLP; encoded by the coding sequence GTGAGCACGGACTCGTCGACTCGCGCCAGCGAACGAACGATATCGGTCGGCGCGAGCGGCCCCCTCGAGGCCGGCGCCCTTCGCCGACTGGCGCTCGCCTGCGTGCTCGCCCTGACTGCCTCGTACGTCAGCGTGCTCTACGAGGTAACGCGAGTCGTCGGCGGGAGCACGGCGCTGCTCGCGATCGTCGGCGGAATGCTCCTCGCCGCGACGGTGACCGCGCGAGCGGTCCGCCCGCGGACCGCCGTCGCCCTCGCGCTGTCGGCCGCCGGGTTCGGCTTCGCACACTACCTCACGTCGGCCGGCGTCGAACTCGGCGTCGTCTTCACGTCGACCGACGCCATCGTCTCCGACACCGTCGCGCTCGCGACCGGACTGCCGCTGCTCCGGATGGTTCAGGCGGGGATCTGGACGCTCGGGTTCGCGCCCGCACCCGTCTTCCTCTCGTGGTATCTCGCCCTCCGGGGCCGCTACGGCTCGAGCGCCATTCTGGGCGGCGGAGCGCTCGGCTTTCTCGTCCTGACCGGCGACGCCGGCACCCTCGTCACGTTAGCCGGCACCCTCGCCGGTATCGGGGCCGTCGCCGCCGGCGAACTCGAGAAACGGGGCGGCTCGATCGCACAGGCCGACCTGCTTGCCGCCCTCTTCGCGCTGGCCATCGTCCTCTCGCTGACCGTCACGGCCGTTCCCGGCGACCCGTCCGGGCCGACCCACCTCGTCCAGGGCGGAGACGGCACGCTCGAGGCGACGCTCGACACCGCGCCCCAGCGGTCGGGGATCTCCGGACAGGTCGACCTCTCGCCGGAGGTCCGGTTCACGGTCGAGTCCGACGAGCCGTCGTACTGGCGGACGGGCGTCTACGACCGGTTCACCGGCGACGAGTGGGTGCGAACCGGCCAGAGCAGCCGGTACGACGGCAGCAGGATCGCCTCTCCGCCCGGAGACTACGAGACCGTCGAGTACACCGTCACCGCCGAGACGAAACTGGGCATCATGCCCGTCGCGCCGCAGCCGGTGTCGCTCGGTGACGACGCCGCCAAGCGCGCACTGCTCTCCGCCCACGACCAGCCGCGGCCGGACGCGCCGCTCGAGAAGGGGATGAGCTACGGCGTCGAGAGCGCGATCGTCGACCCCCGGCCGGCTCGGCTCCGAACCGCCGGGACCGACTACCCCGACGAAGTCGCCGACCACTACCTCCAGACGCCGGAAGGGACCTCGAGCGAGTTCCGCCAGCGCACCGCCGAGATCACGGCCGAGGCCGACACCCCCTACGAGGCCGCGGTCGCGATCGAAGACCACCTCGAGTCGACGAAGACGTACTCGCTGGATGTCTCGCAGCCTCCCAGCAACGTCGCCGAAGGGTTCTTGCTCGAGATGGACGCGGGGTATTGCGTCTACTTCGCGACGACGATGACCCAGATGCTCCGCGAAGAGGGGATCCCGGCCCGCTACGTTACCGGCTACACGAGTGGGCAGCGAATCGACGACGACGAATACCTCGTCCGCGGGCTCGATGCCCACTCCTGGGTCGAGGTCTACTTCCCCGACCACGGCTGGGTGCGGTTCGATCCGACGCCCGGCCAATCGCGAAGTGAGGTTCACACGGAGCGGCTCCAGCAGGCTCGCATGAACGGCAACGAGGCCGCTGACATTCCGGAAAGCGAGGACGAACCGATCCGCGACGAGCCCGACGAGACGCCCAACGACACGTCCGACACGGATCAGGGGACCCCGAACGAATCGCCGTCCGATCCGGGAACGCGAAACGAGACGCCGCCGTCGGAGGAGCCGCCGACCGAGCCGAACGAGTCCTCGCCCGACATCGACAGCGGACCGAACGAGAGCGACGGCGACGACCGTCGCTCGTGGCTCTCCCGCATCGTCACGATCACGCGCGAGACGGCCGCGATCGGGCTCGTCCTGTTCGTCGGTCTCGCCGCCGGCGCACGCCGGACCGGCGCGACCGGGCGCGCTCGCCGCGAGCTCGGCATCTACTGGCACGGCTCGCGAGGCGATCCCGACCGGGACGCCGAGCGCGCGTTCCGTCGGCTCGAGCGACTCTTCGCCCGGCAGTACAGGCCGCGACGCCGCTCGGAGTCGGCTCGCGCGTATCTAACGGCGCTCTCGAAAGCGGCCGACGGGGACGACGGCGAATCGATCGATCCCCGAACCGAGCGGGTCCTCGAATGCTACGAACGGGCGGTTTACGGCGACGGCGTGAGCCGATCGGCCGCCGACGAGGCGGTGTCGATCGTCGACGACCTCGCTCGTGCCCGGCTGCCGATCGTCCGCCGCCTTCCCTGA
- a CDS encoding cold-shock protein: MAKGTVAFFNDTGGYGFIETDDADEDVFFHMEDIGGPDLEEGQELEFEIVEAEKGPRATNVERL, from the coding sequence ATGGCGAAAGGTACGGTCGCATTCTTCAACGACACTGGCGGCTACGGATTCATCGAGACCGACGACGCGGACGAGGACGTGTTCTTCCACATGGAGGACATCGGCGGCCCTGACTTAGAGGAGGGTCAGGAACTGGAGTTCGAAATCGTCGAGGCCGAGAAGGGGCCACGCGCAACCAACGTCGAGCGGCTCTAG
- a CDS encoding coenzyme F420-0:L-glutamate ligase has translation MELNGVADLPEIRPGDDIAALVADRAALEPGDVLTVASTIVSKAEGRTADLEDYPVSGRAREIADRIEEIAGEEKDPRFAQAILDESSEVLIDAPFILAETRFGHICPNAGIDRSNVPDHDLLLLPKRPDESAERIRAGLAEYGIEDVAVIVTDTCGRPFRHGQTGVAIGWAGMSASRDWRGELDRDGHELGVTVQSVVDELAAAANLVTGEGDGGTPAVVVRDWEFGDHEGSNELFRAVEDDLVRRALREWRFDG, from the coding sequence ATGGAACTCAACGGCGTGGCGGACCTGCCCGAGATCCGCCCCGGCGACGACATCGCCGCCCTCGTCGCGGATCGGGCCGCCCTCGAGCCCGGCGACGTGCTCACCGTCGCGAGCACGATCGTCTCGAAGGCCGAGGGCCGGACGGCGGACCTCGAGGACTATCCCGTCAGCGGCCGGGCTCGAGAGATCGCCGACCGGATCGAGGAGATCGCCGGCGAGGAGAAGGACCCGCGGTTCGCGCAGGCGATCCTCGATGAGAGCAGCGAGGTGCTGATCGACGCCCCGTTCATCCTCGCCGAAACCCGTTTCGGGCACATCTGCCCGAACGCGGGGATCGACCGCTCGAACGTGCCGGACCACGATCTGCTGCTCCTGCCGAAGCGACCCGACGAGAGCGCCGAGCGGATTCGCGCGGGGCTCGCCGAGTACGGCATCGAGGACGTGGCCGTGATCGTCACGGACACCTGCGGGCGGCCGTTCCGCCACGGGCAGACCGGCGTGGCGATCGGCTGGGCCGGGATGTCCGCGAGCCGAGACTGGCGTGGCGAACTCGACCGGGACGGCCACGAACTCGGCGTTACCGTCCAGTCGGTGGTCGACGAACTCGCCGCCGCGGCGAACCTCGTGACCGGTGAGGGGGACGGCGGGACGCCCGCGGTCGTCGTTCGCGACTGGGAGTTCGGCGATCACGAGGGCAGTAACGAACTCTTTCGCGCCGTCGAGGACGACCTCGTGCGACGGGCGCTGCGGGAGTGGAGGTTCGACGGATGA
- a CDS encoding hydantoinase B/oxoprolinase family protein, whose protein sequence is MTTHTDGTDDSDGTDGNGIDPVTLEVLRNQLESVAEEMGQTLIRGAYSPNIKERRDCSTALFDADGRMVAQAEHIPVHLGAMPAAVDAVRERDPEPGDVFVLNDPFTGGTHLPDVTMVSPLAPGDGSNGDRDIVGYAVSRAHHADVGGATPGSMPAGSQEIYQEGLRLPPTRLVASGRVREDVRSLLLANVRNPRERRADLRAQRAANERAESRLADLFDEHGRETVLEAFEAVIDYSRERVESEIAALPDGSYEATDVLEGDGVTDDDIEIAVAVTIDGETIDVDFSGTADQLAGNLNAPLAVAKSAVYFVVRCLTDPEIPPNHGCYEPVTINAPQRSLLDPEPPAAVVGGNVETSQRVTDVVFTALAEAAPDRVPAQGQGTMNNLTIGARDGSVTYYETIGGGFGARPDRDGMDGVQVGMTNTLNTPIEALETEYPLRVERYALREGSGGRGRYRGGEGLERAVTVETPATVSLLTERRRHAPTGVAGGEDGATGENLIDGEAVPAKTTVDVDAGTTVTVRTPGGGGHGEPDEGE, encoded by the coding sequence ATGACTACGCACACCGACGGAACGGACGACAGCGACGGAACCGACGGGAACGGCATCGATCCGGTCACCCTCGAGGTGTTGCGCAACCAACTCGAGAGCGTCGCCGAGGAGATGGGGCAGACGCTGATCCGAGGGGCCTACTCGCCGAACATCAAGGAGCGCCGGGACTGCTCGACGGCGCTCTTCGACGCCGACGGCCGGATGGTCGCCCAGGCCGAGCATATCCCGGTCCATCTCGGGGCGATGCCCGCGGCAGTCGACGCGGTTCGGGAACGCGATCCGGAGCCGGGCGACGTGTTCGTCCTCAACGATCCCTTCACTGGTGGGACCCACCTGCCGGACGTGACGATGGTGTCGCCGCTCGCGCCCGGAGACGGTAGCAACGGCGACCGCGATATCGTCGGCTACGCCGTCTCACGGGCCCACCACGCCGACGTCGGCGGCGCGACTCCCGGCAGTATGCCGGCCGGCTCACAGGAGATCTACCAGGAAGGACTGCGGCTACCGCCCACCCGGCTGGTCGCGAGCGGCCGCGTCAGAGAGGATGTCCGCTCGCTCCTCCTCGCGAACGTGCGCAACCCCCGCGAGCGCCGAGCCGACCTCCGCGCACAGCGGGCGGCGAACGAACGCGCCGAATCCCGGCTCGCCGATCTCTTCGACGAACACGGCCGAGAAACGGTGCTCGAGGCGTTCGAGGCTGTGATCGACTACTCCCGCGAGCGCGTCGAAAGCGAGATCGCGGCGCTTCCCGACGGAAGCTACGAGGCGACGGACGTGCTCGAGGGAGACGGCGTCACCGACGACGACATCGAGATCGCCGTCGCGGTGACGATCGACGGCGAGACGATCGACGTGGACTTTTCCGGGACCGCCGACCAGCTCGCGGGGAACCTGAACGCGCCGCTCGCGGTCGCGAAGAGCGCCGTCTACTTCGTCGTCCGCTGTCTCACCGATCCCGAAATCCCGCCGAACCACGGCTGCTACGAGCCGGTGACGATCAACGCGCCCCAGAGGTCGCTGCTCGACCCCGAGCCGCCCGCGGCGGTCGTCGGGGGCAACGTCGAGACCAGCCAGCGGGTCACCGACGTGGTCTTCACCGCGCTCGCCGAGGCAGCGCCGGACCGTGTGCCCGCACAGGGCCAGGGAACGATGAACAACCTCACCATCGGCGCGCGGGACGGCTCGGTCACCTACTACGAGACGATCGGCGGCGGCTTCGGCGCGCGCCCCGACCGCGACGGGATGGACGGCGTTCAGGTCGGCATGACCAACACGCTGAACACGCCGATCGAGGCCCTCGAGACCGAGTACCCGCTCCGGGTCGAGCGCTACGCGCTCCGCGAGGGCAGCGGCGGCCGCGGGCGCTATCGAGGCGGGGAGGGACTCGAGCGCGCGGTGACCGTCGAGACGCCGGCGACGGTGTCGCTGCTGACCGAGCGCCGCCGCCACGCGCCGACGGGCGTCGCCGGCGGCGAGGACGGCGCGACCGGCGAGAACCTGATCGACGGCGAGGCGGTGCCCGCGAAGACGACGGTCGACGTCGACGCCGGAACGACGGTGACCGTCAGAACGCCCGGCGGCGGCGGCCACGGCGAGCCGGACGAGGGGGAGTAG
- a CDS encoding DUF7573 domain-containing protein: protein MTDDATLSDFVPTDEEEVDETRDAEDALEATPGDSGFSTYAWGEYTCGRCGAATERVWRDDGDFVCPECKEW, encoded by the coding sequence GTGACCGACGACGCGACGCTCTCCGACTTCGTGCCGACCGACGAGGAGGAGGTCGACGAGACACGCGACGCCGAGGACGCCCTCGAGGCGACGCCCGGCGATTCCGGGTTCTCGACGTACGCGTGGGGCGAGTACACCTGCGGTCGGTGCGGAGCGGCGACCGAGCGGGTCTGGCGCGACGACGGCGACTTCGTTTGCCCAGAATGCAAGGAGTGGTAA
- a CDS encoding AAA family ATPase translates to MTNANPTAETGTDPTTDGDALQIAAVERLCADIESNVSRVIVGHEDVIEHVVTAVLARGHVLLDDVPGVGKTMLARSIAKSVDCTFSRVQFTPDLLPTDVTGVNVFNQQTREFEFQSGPVFGNIVLGDEINRAPPKTQAALLEAMEEGQVTVDGTTRELPTPFTVIATQNAVEPNRTYDLPFAEVDRFMKKLHLGYPDPDEEAELLGRTVGNHPIESLEAVTDRETLVAARETVSTVQVREPVRKYATRLAAYTRENAHIGVSPRGTISLLRAAQARAVTDGREYVLPDDIQVEAPVVMSHRIKTTGRDRDGAAVVEDALERVAVE, encoded by the coding sequence ATGACCAACGCCAATCCGACAGCGGAGACAGGTACCGATCCCACGACCGACGGTGACGCCCTCCAGATAGCCGCGGTCGAACGACTCTGTGCCGACATCGAGTCGAACGTTTCGCGCGTGATCGTCGGCCACGAGGACGTGATCGAACACGTCGTCACCGCCGTCCTCGCACGCGGCCACGTCCTCCTCGACGACGTGCCCGGCGTCGGCAAGACGATGCTCGCGCGTTCGATTGCAAAGTCCGTCGACTGCACGTTCAGCCGCGTCCAGTTCACGCCCGATCTACTCCCGACCGACGTCACTGGCGTCAACGTCTTCAACCAGCAGACCCGCGAGTTCGAGTTCCAGTCCGGCCCCGTCTTCGGCAACATCGTGTTGGGCGACGAGATCAACCGCGCGCCGCCGAAGACTCAGGCCGCCTTGCTCGAGGCCATGGAGGAAGGACAGGTCACCGTCGACGGCACGACCCGCGAGCTCCCGACGCCGTTTACGGTCATCGCAACCCAGAACGCCGTCGAGCCCAACCGCACCTACGACCTCCCCTTCGCCGAGGTCGACCGCTTCATGAAGAAGCTCCACCTTGGCTATCCCGACCCCGACGAGGAGGCCGAACTGCTCGGCCGGACGGTCGGCAACCATCCCATCGAGTCGCTCGAGGCGGTGACCGACCGCGAGACCCTCGTCGCCGCCCGCGAAACCGTCTCGACGGTTCAGGTCCGCGAGCCGGTTCGGAAATACGCCACGCGGCTGGCGGCCTACACCCGCGAGAACGCCCACATCGGCGTCAGCCCACGTGGCACGATCTCGCTGCTCCGGGCCGCACAAGCCCGCGCCGTCACCGACGGCCGCGAGTACGTGCTCCCGGACGACATTCAGGTCGAAGCGCCCGTCGTGATGAGCCACCGGATCAAGACGACCGGACGGGACCGGGACGGCGCCGCGGTCGTCGAGGACGCCTTGGAGCGCGTTGCCGTCGAATGA
- a CDS encoding metallophosphoesterase family protein, which translates to MTRIAIISDTHVPTRESEIPAWAVAEIEAADHTIHAGDFESFGAYERIVDLTGGELTAVRGNVDPATLDAPRTATLEIDGVTFVVTHGDGSSGTWLERVVETAREEAGTDAETTVVAVAGHTHQVVDETVTFDEFHPAEEGHAAGRVRVLNPGSATGAAPTTYETMFVATVTDGSLTIDRRSG; encoded by the coding sequence ATGACGCGTATCGCGATTATTTCCGATACCCACGTGCCCACTCGAGAGTCGGAGATCCCCGCGTGGGCTGTCGCCGAGATCGAGGCGGCCGACCACACCATACACGCCGGCGATTTCGAGTCGTTCGGGGCCTACGAGCGGATCGTCGACCTCACGGGTGGCGAGTTGACGGCCGTTCGAGGCAACGTGGATCCGGCGACGCTCGACGCGCCGAGGACGGCCACCCTCGAGATCGACGGCGTGACGTTCGTCGTCACCCACGGCGACGGCTCGTCGGGCACCTGGCTGGAACGAGTCGTCGAGACGGCCCGCGAGGAAGCGGGCACGGACGCCGAAACGACGGTCGTCGCCGTCGCCGGTCACACCCACCAGGTGGTCGACGAGACCGTCACGTTCGACGAGTTCCACCCGGCGGAGGAGGGCCACGCAGCCGGTCGCGTCCGGGTACTCAATCCGGGGAGCGCCACCGGCGCTGCACCCACGACGTACGAGACGATGTTCGTCGCGACCGTGACCGACGGCTCCCTCACGATCGACCGGCGAAGCGGATAG
- a CDS encoding 5,10-methylenetetrahydromethanopterin reductase, with the protein MTDETRATQDATWAIELTPEHPPERVADLAALAEDEGFDTAFASSHYFNRDPFVVLSRMADATDDLRLGPGVVNPYETHPVKLAAQTATIDEISDGRAVFGVGAGDRSSLSNLGIERDSPLRRVLETFDLARDLWAGETVTHEGTFTAKDASLNLEPPSDRIPVYVGAQGPHMLRMSAKHADGVLINAAHPRDLEWAAGQLEQGLAERPDEREAFESLAFASVSVAGDETEAREAARPPVAFIVGGAADPVLERHDIDPEAATAVSDALEQGNLTEAFGRVTPAMIDAFCIAGTTETVAERFEAALTHVDGIVVGSPLGPDLEDAVERASEALERATGE; encoded by the coding sequence ATGACGGACGAGACTCGAGCAACGCAAGACGCAACCTGGGCCATCGAACTCACCCCCGAACACCCACCCGAGCGGGTCGCCGATCTCGCGGCGCTGGCTGAGGACGAGGGATTCGATACCGCGTTCGCGAGCAGCCACTACTTCAACCGCGACCCGTTCGTGGTGCTGTCGCGGATGGCCGACGCGACCGACGACCTGCGGCTGGGGCCGGGCGTCGTCAACCCCTACGAGACCCACCCCGTGAAACTGGCCGCGCAGACGGCGACGATCGACGAGATCAGCGACGGGCGCGCGGTCTTCGGCGTCGGCGCGGGCGATCGCTCCTCGCTGTCGAATCTGGGAATCGAGCGCGACAGCCCGCTGCGGCGCGTCCTCGAGACGTTCGATCTCGCCCGCGACCTCTGGGCCGGGGAAACGGTCACCCACGAGGGGACGTTCACCGCGAAAGACGCGTCGCTGAACCTCGAGCCGCCCTCGGATCGAATTCCGGTCTACGTCGGCGCGCAGGGCCCGCACATGCTCCGCATGAGCGCGAAACACGCCGACGGCGTGCTGATAAACGCCGCCCACCCGCGGGATCTGGAGTGGGCCGCGGGCCAGCTCGAGCAAGGGCTGGCCGAGCGACCCGACGAGCGCGAGGCGTTCGAATCGCTGGCCTTCGCGAGCGTCAGCGTCGCTGGCGACGAGACCGAAGCGCGCGAGGCGGCCCGCCCGCCGGTCGCCTTCATCGTCGGCGGGGCCGCGGACCCGGTCCTCGAGCGCCACGACATCGACCCCGAGGCGGCGACCGCGGTGAGCGACGCGCTAGAGCAAGGAAATCTTACCGAGGCCTTCGGTCGTGTTACCCCGGCGATGATCGACGCGTTCTGTATCGCCGGGACGACCGAAACCGTCGCGGAGCGGTTCGAAGCGGCGCTGACCCACGTCGACGGGATCGTCGTCGGCTCGCCGCTTGGGCCGGACCTCGAGGACGCGGTCGAACGAGCGAGCGAGGCGCTCGAGCGCGCGACCGGGGAGTAA